Proteins found in one Carcharodon carcharias isolate sCarCar2 chromosome 8, sCarCar2.pri, whole genome shotgun sequence genomic segment:
- the LOC121281334 gene encoding grpE protein homolog 2, mitochondrial-like: protein MAAMCLCVVRRSCKETVIWASRRSGRGFLTVYGNPIQHKTEDNQDSIGSAKTRKCTAENAMQHKMPSSPCASQKVLQLQMNELVKEHQTLQENYQKVVARVEDGNRRMRKCVEDARLYGIHSFCKDVLAVADILEKTSQSVTEDDLANSNPTLKNLYEGLCLIDEKLCKIFSKHGLEKMNSIGLKYNSAEHEIVLRVPSVDALPGTVVKIVQEGYKLHGRILRTAQVGLAIEAQPHLRKDRTGS, encoded by the exons ATGGCggctatgtgtttgtgtgtggtgaggCGGAGCTGTAAAGAAACGGTGATCTGGGCATCGCGGAGGAGCGGGAG GGGCTTCTTGACTGTCTATGGTAATCCTATCCAACACAAGACTGAAGACAATCAAGATTCAATTGGTTCTGCCAAGACTCGCAAGTGTACTGCTGAAAATGCAATGCAACACAAGATGCCTTCTAGTCCATGTGCTAGTCAAAAAGTGCTGCAACTCCAAATGAATGAGTTAGTTAAAGAACATCAGACCCTGCAG GAGAACTATCAGAAAGTTGTAGCCCGGGTTGAAGATGGCAATAGAAGAATGAGAAAGTGTGTTGAAGATGCCAGGCTATATG GTATTCATAGTTTTTGCAAAGATGTCTTAGCAGTGGCAGATATCTTAGAGAAGACATCCCAGAGTGTAACAGAGGACGACCTTGCTAATTCCAATCCAACTTTGAAGAACCTCTATGAAGGCCTATGCTTGATTGATGAGAAACTGTGCAAAATATTTTCCAAGCATGGGTTGGAGAAGATGAATTCCATTGGCCTCAAGTACAACTCAGCTGAACATGAAATTGTTTTGCGTGTTCCATCTGTGGATGCATTACCTGGTACTGTGGTAAAAATTGTGCAAGAGGGGTATAAACTACATGGCAGGATTCTAAGAACAGCACAAGTTGGGCTGGCTATTGAGGCCCAACCACATTTAAGGAAAGATAGAACTGGATCTTGA